Proteins from one Planctomyces sp. SH-PL62 genomic window:
- a CDS encoding phytoene/squalene synthase family protein, which produces MKTDARLAESYRVCGEIARREARNFYHAFRLLPADRRRAMCALYAFMRHTDDLADDDRPGVDKPLALIEWRRDLDQALDGRPSSWPGLLALADTVRTAAIPPALLHEVIDGVEMDLSPRRFDEFEELADYCRHVASAVGLCCIHIWGYESDGGRAEALADRCGLALQLTNILRDVREDAENGRVYFPRRDLERFGVEDSDLLAAKTGPALRRLLEEYAVRAYACYDEAAGLVPLVAPVGRPVLLTIIGIYRALLDEIVRRDYDVLSGRASVPTWRKVVVALRSLPSRYRRPLREDAASPRKSDLVS; this is translated from the coding sequence GTGAAGACCGACGCCCGGCTTGCGGAGAGCTACCGCGTCTGCGGCGAGATCGCCCGTCGCGAGGCCCGCAACTTCTACCACGCGTTCCGGCTCCTGCCGGCCGATCGCCGTCGCGCGATGTGCGCGCTGTACGCCTTCATGCGGCACACCGACGACCTGGCCGACGACGATCGCCCCGGCGTGGACAAGCCGCTCGCGCTGATCGAGTGGCGCCGCGACCTCGACCAGGCGCTCGACGGCCGGCCGTCGTCCTGGCCCGGCCTCCTCGCGCTGGCCGACACCGTCCGCACCGCCGCGATCCCCCCGGCGCTGCTGCACGAGGTGATCGACGGCGTGGAGATGGACCTCTCTCCCCGGCGGTTCGACGAGTTCGAGGAGCTGGCGGACTACTGCCGGCACGTCGCGTCGGCCGTGGGCCTCTGCTGCATCCACATCTGGGGATACGAGTCCGACGGCGGCCGCGCCGAGGCCCTGGCCGACCGCTGCGGCCTGGCGCTCCAGCTCACCAACATCCTACGCGACGTCCGCGAGGACGCCGAGAACGGCCGCGTCTATTTCCCGAGGCGCGACCTCGAACGCTTCGGCGTCGAGGATTCCGACCTGCTCGCCGCGAAGACCGGCCCGGCGCTCCGTCGGCTGCTGGAGGAATACGCCGTGCGCGCCTACGCCTGCTACGACGAGGCGGCCGGGCTCGTCCCTCTGGTCGCCCCGGTGGGGCGTCCGGTCCTGCTGACGATCATCGGCATCTACCGGGCCCTGCTCGACGAGATCGTCCGGCGCGACTACGACGTGCTGTCCGGCCGGGCGTCGGTCCCGACCTGGCGGAAGGTCGTCGTCGCCCTGCGCTCCCTCCCCTCGCGATACCGCCGCCCGCTCCGCGAAGACGCGGCGTCCCCCCGCAAGTCCGACCTGGTCTCCTGA
- a CDS encoding M20/M25/M40 family metallo-hydrolase, producing MKIHLLALTLLAPVAARAQAPVDSAAVEPPPAAVASITGREIGGHLQFLASDLMRGRDAASPEARLTAEYLASHLTAVGAEPLGDPGRGGRTFLQRFPLEVATPLSEGSGLTLTLAPDASKRVVACKLGVDYIYGPQGVAEGEVDAQVVFAGYGRHLPDQGIDDYAGLDVRNRFVLIYEGAPGNARSDPGEKRELAVARGALGLLVIPPPDVAGASRPLGSPSAYGFDRSQMTLGRPSSSIPTITLSSSIRDLLVSALQLGAGEEAAPMQFGSEFRARFAHAVKREPREDRNVIGFLPGSDPVKKNELVVFSAHYDHVGVDDKGEIHNGSDDNASGTSGLLEIAQAFAAAPRPARSVAFLWVSAEEKGLLGSKWFADHQALPEGGKIVADINLDMISRNDPTKIGATPSPSHPDYNTLVTDAAVAAQAEGLEILYDSDPYYGRTDSYNFAAKGIPVIFFFAGLHEDYHKPSDDVEKADLEKAARVARAAFRLGWKTAQAPEPPKKITAPPAANP from the coding sequence ATGAAGATTCATCTCCTCGCCCTCACCCTGCTCGCGCCGGTCGCGGCGCGCGCCCAGGCTCCCGTCGACTCCGCGGCGGTCGAGCCGCCGCCGGCCGCGGTGGCGTCCATCACCGGCCGAGAGATCGGCGGGCACCTGCAGTTCCTGGCCTCCGACCTGATGCGAGGGCGCGACGCCGCCTCGCCCGAGGCGAGGCTGACGGCCGAGTACCTGGCGTCCCACCTGACCGCCGTCGGCGCCGAACCGCTCGGCGATCCCGGGCGCGGCGGGCGCACGTTCCTCCAGCGGTTCCCGCTCGAAGTCGCCACGCCGCTCTCGGAAGGCTCGGGGCTGACGCTGACCCTCGCCCCCGACGCCTCGAAGCGCGTCGTCGCCTGCAAGCTGGGCGTGGACTACATCTACGGCCCCCAGGGCGTCGCGGAAGGGGAGGTCGACGCCCAGGTCGTCTTCGCCGGCTACGGCCGCCACCTGCCCGACCAGGGCATCGACGACTACGCCGGCCTGGACGTCCGCAACCGCTTCGTCCTGATCTATGAGGGCGCGCCTGGCAACGCTCGCAGCGACCCGGGAGAGAAGCGGGAGCTGGCCGTTGCCAGGGGGGCGTTGGGACTCCTGGTCATCCCGCCGCCCGACGTCGCGGGCGCCTCCCGTCCCCTCGGCTCGCCGTCGGCCTATGGTTTCGATCGGTCCCAGATGACGCTCGGCCGCCCGTCGTCGTCGATCCCGACGATCACCCTGTCCTCCTCGATCCGCGACCTGCTCGTCTCGGCCCTCCAGCTCGGGGCCGGCGAGGAGGCCGCCCCCATGCAGTTCGGGAGCGAGTTCCGCGCCCGCTTCGCCCACGCGGTCAAGCGTGAGCCTCGCGAGGATCGCAACGTCATCGGCTTCCTGCCCGGCTCCGACCCGGTCAAGAAGAACGAGCTCGTCGTCTTCAGCGCCCACTACGATCACGTGGGGGTCGACGACAAGGGGGAGATCCACAACGGCTCGGACGACAACGCCTCCGGCACCAGCGGCCTGCTGGAGATCGCCCAGGCGTTCGCCGCCGCCCCCCGTCCGGCGCGGAGCGTGGCGTTCCTCTGGGTCTCGGCCGAGGAGAAGGGCCTGCTCGGCAGCAAATGGTTCGCCGACCATCAGGCCCTGCCCGAAGGGGGCAAGATCGTCGCCGACATCAACCTCGACATGATCAGCCGCAACGACCCGACCAAGATCGGCGCGACCCCCTCGCCCAGCCACCCGGACTACAACACGCTGGTCACCGACGCCGCCGTCGCCGCCCAGGCCGAGGGCCTCGAAATCCTGTACGACTCCGACCCCTACTACGGCCGGACCGACAGCTACAACTTCGCCGCCAAGGGAATCCCCGTCATCTTCTTCTTCGCCGGACTCCACGAGGATTACCACAAGCCGTCCGACGACGTCGAGAAGGCCGACCTCGAAAAAGCCGCCCGAGTCGCCCGCGCCGCCTTCCGCCTCGGCTGGAAGACCGCCCAGGCCCCCGAGCCCCCGAAGAAGATCACCGCCCCCCCCGCCGCGAACCCCTGA
- a CDS encoding DUF1080 domain-containing protein produces MRKMTTIRLAGLLATAFLLQASAAPARAQATPLFDGKSLQGWITPDDKALFSVEDGVIVGRTAGDLKKNEFLVTAKSYKDFTLKAKVKLRNGNSGIQVRSKRADDGAVSGPQADVADGYWGLLYDERGRGILERYPEAEAAKIVKQGDWNDLAITFKGKRLTVVLNGVTVIDREDKEFPDDGVIALQVHVGPAMEVRYKDITIEELN; encoded by the coding sequence ATGCGCAAGATGACCACGATCCGGCTCGCGGGCCTGCTCGCGACGGCGTTCCTGCTCCAGGCGTCGGCCGCACCGGCCCGCGCCCAGGCGACGCCGCTGTTCGACGGCAAGAGCCTGCAAGGCTGGATCACGCCCGACGACAAGGCCCTCTTCAGCGTCGAGGACGGCGTGATCGTCGGCCGCACCGCCGGCGACCTCAAGAAGAACGAGTTCCTGGTCACGGCGAAGTCCTACAAGGACTTCACCCTCAAGGCCAAGGTGAAGCTCCGCAACGGCAATTCGGGCATCCAGGTCCGCAGCAAGCGCGCCGACGACGGCGCCGTCTCCGGCCCGCAGGCCGACGTGGCCGACGGCTATTGGGGCCTGCTCTACGACGAGCGCGGCCGCGGCATCCTCGAACGCTACCCCGAAGCCGAGGCCGCCAAGATCGTCAAGCAGGGGGACTGGAACGACCTCGCCATCACCTTCAAGGGCAAGCGCCTGACCGTCGTCCTCAACGGCGTCACCGTCATCGACCGCGAGGACAAGGAGTTCCCCGACGACGGCGTCATCGCCCTCCAGGTCCACGTCGGCCCCGCGATGGAAGTCCGCTACAAGGACATCACCATCGAAGAACTGAACTGA
- a CDS encoding DUF2262 domain-containing protein → MTINANEADAMFAAAAERRRAIDAQLSERPVEEVLGLVSAAGVYGGFLEDGPRTLGFTFEYWKITPGPVKKRPLKVRCNCSAEEFYSLRDRIPTYAVLRIRARVVEESVIGTSEAELLEVLGPDHSDSELNQAAIDLETPVVVEDRQFGKLTLDRTVNWYTTTTKWNGAAVVLKLDVGDSAAIDGALAAARTLWNDPKRWTERILDYAVEKLLPLKNANWLDEDAGEAELTARQFRSRMKLKSITVRPDGSFDFWHADGGLFSGHWIQVGGDLNAGPTRADIPG, encoded by the coding sequence ATGACCATCAACGCAAATGAAGCGGATGCCATGTTCGCAGCGGCCGCCGAGAGAAGGCGGGCCATCGACGCTCAACTGTCGGAACGACCGGTCGAGGAGGTCCTCGGCCTCGTGAGCGCAGCAGGCGTGTACGGCGGCTTCCTGGAGGACGGACCAAGGACCCTGGGGTTCACCTTCGAGTACTGGAAGATCACGCCCGGTCCCGTCAAAAAACGACCGCTCAAGGTCCGGTGCAACTGTTCGGCCGAGGAGTTCTACTCGTTGCGGGATCGCATACCCACCTACGCGGTCCTTCGCATCCGCGCCCGAGTGGTCGAGGAGTCGGTGATCGGGACATCGGAAGCCGAACTCCTGGAGGTGCTCGGCCCCGATCACTCCGACTCCGAATTGAATCAAGCCGCGATCGACCTCGAGACGCCCGTCGTGGTCGAGGATCGTCAGTTCGGGAAACTCACGCTGGATCGCACGGTCAACTGGTATACGACGACTACGAAATGGAACGGCGCGGCCGTCGTCCTCAAGCTGGACGTGGGCGATTCCGCCGCGATCGACGGGGCGCTCGCGGCGGCTCGCACCCTCTGGAATGACCCGAAGCGGTGGACGGAGCGCATCCTGGATTACGCGGTGGAGAAGCTCCTCCCCCTCAAGAACGCGAACTGGTTGGACGAGGACGCGGGGGAGGCCGAACTGACCGCCCGACAGTTCCGATCCCGGATGAAGCTCAAATCGATCACCGTGAGGCCGGACGGCTCGTTCGACTTCTGGCACGCCGACGGCGGCCTGTTCTCCGGCCACTGGATCCAGGTCGGCGGCGATCTGAACGCCGGTCCGACGCGTGCGGATATCCCCGGCTGA
- a CDS encoding RNA polymerase sigma factor encodes MTSDDSQSLRDEILVLKHRLGDASAFDELMRRWEPRLLYYLRRLTPQEADAWDALQRTWLAAFRDLRRLKDPKALRAWLYRVARNQAASHLRAENARRGRVEDLDPDGLIDDAWTPDPDEAEAVHAALATLSLAHREVVTLHFLEQMPLREIAEVVSAPIGTVKSRLHHARRLLRQALAQSRTP; translated from the coding sequence ATGACGTCCGACGACTCCCAAAGCCTGCGGGATGAGATCCTGGTGCTGAAGCACCGGCTCGGAGACGCCTCGGCGTTCGACGAACTGATGCGACGGTGGGAGCCCCGGCTCCTGTACTATCTCCGCCGTCTGACGCCCCAGGAGGCCGACGCGTGGGACGCCCTCCAGCGCACCTGGCTGGCCGCTTTCCGCGACCTCCGCCGCCTGAAGGACCCGAAGGCCCTCCGCGCCTGGCTCTACCGCGTGGCGCGGAACCAGGCGGCGAGCCACCTCCGCGCCGAGAACGCCCGGCGAGGCCGCGTCGAGGATCTCGACCCGGACGGACTCATCGACGACGCCTGGACCCCCGACCCCGACGAGGCCGAGGCCGTCCACGCCGCGCTCGCGACGCTCAGCCTGGCGCACCGCGAGGTCGTGACCCTCCACTTCCTGGAGCAGATGCCCCTCCGCGAAATCGCCGAGGTCGTCTCCGCTCCGATCGGGACGGTCAAGTCCCGACTCCACCACGCCAGGCGGCTGCTGAGGCAGGCGCTGGCTCAGTCGAGGACGCCTTGA
- a CDS encoding glycoside hydrolase family 43 protein produces the protein MNRLATRFSLLLVAALAAHSVSLADGPAVPEGSALVFTSFRGNGDDGLHLAASRDGYTWTALNGDRPIFQPKVGGGLVRDPNIVQGPDGLFHMVWTTGWTHSAIGYAHSKDLIHWSEARQIVVMQDEPRSRNVWAPELFYDDKNDRFLIFWASTIPGRFPETETTGDDGYNHRTYMTATKDFETFTPTKLFYEPGFNSIDATIVRDGDRYAMFIKDETLKPPAKNLRVAFADAPSGPFGPPSPPITGDFWAEGASAIKLGDRWFLYFDRYVDHRYGLVTSTDLVHWNDESDRVRFPADFRHGSVLLVPSTIRDGLEALGRE, from the coding sequence ATGAATCGCCTCGCCACTCGCTTCTCCCTCCTCCTCGTCGCGGCCCTCGCCGCCCACTCGGTCTCGCTCGCGGACGGCCCGGCCGTCCCCGAAGGCTCGGCGCTGGTCTTCACCTCGTTCCGGGGCAACGGCGACGACGGCCTCCACCTGGCCGCCAGCCGCGACGGCTACACCTGGACCGCCCTCAACGGCGACCGGCCGATCTTCCAGCCCAAGGTCGGCGGCGGTCTGGTCCGCGACCCGAACATCGTCCAGGGGCCCGACGGCCTCTTCCACATGGTCTGGACGACCGGCTGGACCCACTCGGCCATCGGCTACGCCCACTCCAAGGACCTGATCCACTGGTCCGAAGCCCGCCAGATCGTGGTCATGCAGGACGAGCCCAGGTCTCGCAACGTCTGGGCGCCGGAACTCTTTTACGACGATAAGAACGATCGCTTCCTGATCTTCTGGGCCTCGACCATCCCCGGCCGGTTCCCGGAAACCGAGACCACGGGCGACGACGGCTACAACCACCGCACCTACATGACCGCGACGAAGGACTTCGAAACCTTCACGCCGACGAAACTCTTCTACGAGCCGGGCTTCAACTCGATCGACGCCACGATCGTCCGCGACGGCGACCGCTACGCGATGTTCATCAAGGACGAGACCCTCAAGCCCCCCGCCAAGAACCTCCGCGTGGCCTTCGCCGACGCCCCCTCCGGCCCCTTCGGCCCCCCTTCGCCGCCGATCACCGGCGACTTCTGGGCGGAAGGCGCGTCGGCGATCAAGCTCGGCGACCGCTGGTTCCTCTACTTCGACCGCTACGTCGACCACCGCTACGGCCTCGTTACCTCGACCGACCTCGTCCACTGGAACGACGAGTCCGACCGCGTCCGGTTCCCGGCCGACTTCCGGCACGGCAGCGTCCTGCTCGTCCCCTCGACGATCCGCGACGGCCTCGAGGCGCTCGGGCGCGAGTGA
- a CDS encoding RNA recognition motif domain-containing protein, whose amino-acid sequence MGKKLYVGNLTYNVNESDLETLFSQFGTVQSAQVIVDRDTNRSKGFAFVEMGSDAEAQAAIQGLNDRDHDGRNLTVNEAKPREPRSGGGGYGGGGGGGYGGGGGRGGYGGGGGGSRY is encoded by the coding sequence GTGGGCAAGAAACTGTACGTCGGAAACCTCACCTACAACGTCAACGAATCCGACCTGGAGACGTTGTTCAGCCAGTTCGGGACGGTGCAGAGCGCCCAGGTCATCGTCGATCGGGACACCAACCGCTCCAAGGGCTTCGCCTTCGTGGAGATGGGTTCGGACGCCGAAGCCCAGGCGGCCATTCAGGGTCTCAACGACCGGGACCACGACGGCCGGAACCTGACGGTCAACGAGGCCAAGCCCCGCGAGCCCCGGAGCGGCGGCGGTGGCTACGGCGGTGGCGGCGGCGGTGGTTACGGCGGCGGTGGTGGTCGAGGCGGCTATGGCGGCGGAGGAGGCGGCTCCCGTTATTGA
- the hpnC gene encoding squalene synthase HpnC, with protein MTFETDLRRFGPPARETASRRDALDYCARLTASHYENFSVVTWLTPREHRPAFQSIYAFCRWSDDLADEVGDPARSLELLAWWRGELDAMFEGRARHPVMIALGETVDRYGIPPGPFHALIDAFVQDQSVTDYATFDQLCDYCTGSADPVGRLVLYVAGAFDEENAKLSDATCTALQLANFWQDVSRDLDIGRIYLPREDRERFGVREDDLRARRFTPAFADLLKFEVARTRELFDRGRPLLSRIPGEFAVDVDLFSRGGLAILDRIEACGFDVLSARPSLGKAAKLGLMARAVFGLARARLSGGRKAPRPGAAPRPVARSPRGEASP; from the coding sequence ATGACGTTCGAGACGGACCTCCGGCGATTCGGCCCCCCCGCCCGCGAGACCGCCTCGCGCCGGGACGCGCTCGACTATTGCGCGCGGCTGACCGCCTCTCACTATGAAAACTTCAGCGTCGTCACCTGGCTGACCCCGCGCGAGCACCGGCCCGCCTTCCAGTCGATCTACGCCTTCTGCCGCTGGTCCGACGACCTGGCCGACGAGGTCGGCGACCCCGCCCGCTCGTTGGAGCTGCTCGCCTGGTGGCGCGGCGAACTCGACGCGATGTTCGAGGGCCGGGCCCGGCACCCCGTGATGATCGCCCTGGGGGAGACCGTCGACCGCTACGGCATCCCGCCCGGGCCGTTCCACGCCCTGATCGACGCCTTCGTCCAGGACCAGTCCGTCACGGACTACGCCACCTTCGACCAGCTTTGCGACTACTGCACCGGATCGGCCGACCCGGTGGGCCGGCTCGTCCTGTACGTCGCGGGCGCGTTCGACGAGGAGAACGCGAAGCTCTCCGACGCCACCTGCACGGCGCTCCAGCTCGCGAACTTCTGGCAGGACGTCTCGCGCGACCTGGACATCGGCCGGATCTACCTGCCGCGCGAGGATCGCGAGCGGTTCGGCGTCCGCGAGGACGACCTGCGGGCCCGCCGCTTCACCCCCGCCTTCGCCGACCTGCTGAAGTTCGAGGTCGCCCGGACCCGCGAGCTGTTCGACCGGGGCCGCCCCCTGCTCTCCCGCATCCCGGGGGAGTTCGCCGTGGACGTGGACCTGTTCTCGCGCGGGGGGCTCGCGATCCTGGACCGGATCGAGGCCTGCGGCTTCGACGTGCTCTCCGCCCGGCCGTCGCTGGGGAAGGCGGCGAAGCTCGGGCTGATGGCCCGCGCCGTCTTCGGCCTGGCCCGGGCGCGACTGTCCGGCGGTCGCAAGGCTCCCCGGCCCGGAGCCGCGCCCCGGCCGGTCGCGAGATCGCCGCGCGGGGAGGCTTCCCCGTGA
- a CDS encoding nuclear transport factor 2 family protein, with product MTPDEKTVQRFYEALQRFDAADASECYRDDAKFEDLAFQLSGKADISAMWRLVCSKKVKIEFGDVRTEDGEVKAWWIADYMFRGKRHVRYKIQPTFAFRDGKILRHVDSASRWEWAKQALGYPEAVLVTACPPILRAKARKELDEFIANEKKAAR from the coding sequence ATGACGCCCGACGAGAAGACGGTCCAACGCTTCTACGAGGCCCTCCAGCGATTCGACGCGGCAGACGCCTCGGAATGCTACCGCGACGACGCGAAGTTTGAGGATCTGGCCTTCCAGCTCTCTGGCAAGGCGGATATCTCGGCCATGTGGCGACTGGTTTGTTCCAAGAAAGTCAAAATCGAGTTTGGGGACGTGAGGACCGAGGACGGCGAAGTCAAGGCTTGGTGGATCGCTGACTACATGTTCCGTGGCAAACGTCACGTCCGCTACAAGATCCAGCCGACGTTCGCTTTCCGAGACGGAAAGATCCTGAGGCACGTCGACTCGGCCAGCCGGTGGGAATGGGCTAAACAGGCTCTCGGCTACCCTGAGGCCGTACTGGTCACCGCATGCCCCCCAATCCTCCGCGCCAAAGCCCGGAAGGAACTCGACGAGTTCATCGCCAACGAGAAGAAGGCGGCTCGATAA